The following coding sequences lie in one Burkholderia cepacia genomic window:
- the rpmB gene encoding 50S ribosomal protein L28 — MARVCQVTGKAPMSGNNVSHANNKTKRRFLPNLQNRRFWVESENRWVRLRVSNAGLRLIDKNGIDSVLADLRARGEA, encoded by the coding sequence ATGGCACGCGTATGCCAAGTAACTGGGAAAGCGCCGATGAGCGGCAACAACGTTTCCCACGCCAACAACAAGACCAAGCGTCGCTTCCTGCCGAACCTGCAAAACCGCCGGTTCTGGGTTGAGAGCGAAAACCGCTGGGTGCGCCTGCGCGTCTCGAACGCCGGCCTGCGCCTGATCGACAAGAACGGCATCGATTCCGTGCTCGCTGACCTGCGCGCACGCGGCGAAGCCTAA
- the nadB gene encoding L-aspartate oxidase — MKFDVAIVGSGLAGLSVALNLASTRRVALIAKRSMMEGASDNAQGGIAAVLDSADSIENHVDDTLVAGGGLCDEGATRYIVEHGREAIEWLISQGVPFTKDDAAELGFHLTREGGHSHRRIIHAADATGHAVLATLSERARQHPNITFFENHHAIDLITSDRLGLPGRRCHGLYALDVDHDRTITIEAPHTVLATGGAGKVYLYTTNPDTATGDGIAMAWRAGCRVSNMEFIQFHPTCLFHPYAKSFLISEAVRGEGGLLKLPDGTRFMPAHDPRAELAPRDIVARAIDFEIKKRGIDCVYLDISHQPEAFLREHFPTIHARCLEFGIDIAKEPIPVVPAAHYTCGGVVTDLAGRTDLAGLYAVGETSYTGLHGANRLASNSLLECLVIGRAAAEAIEAAGFDAETPSTLPAWDESRVSDADEEVVVAHNWDELRRLMWNYVGIVRTDKRLERAKHRLSLLRDEIHEYYANFRVTRDLLELRNLVDVATLIVKSAHSRRESRGLHYSRDWPHSLPKALPSVLTPRARR; from the coding sequence ATGAAATTCGACGTGGCGATCGTCGGCAGCGGCCTGGCAGGGCTGTCGGTCGCACTCAACCTGGCCAGCACGCGACGTGTCGCGCTGATCGCGAAACGTTCGATGATGGAGGGGGCAAGCGATAACGCGCAAGGCGGCATCGCGGCGGTCCTCGACTCGGCGGACAGTATCGAGAACCATGTCGACGACACACTGGTCGCCGGTGGCGGGCTGTGCGACGAAGGCGCGACGCGCTACATCGTCGAGCACGGCCGCGAAGCGATCGAATGGCTGATCTCGCAAGGCGTGCCGTTCACGAAGGACGACGCGGCCGAACTCGGCTTTCACCTGACGCGTGAAGGCGGCCACAGCCACCGCCGCATCATCCACGCGGCCGACGCGACCGGCCACGCGGTGCTGGCGACGCTGTCGGAGCGTGCACGCCAGCATCCGAATATCACGTTCTTCGAAAACCACCACGCGATCGACCTGATCACGTCGGACCGGCTCGGCCTGCCCGGCCGCCGCTGTCACGGCCTGTATGCGCTCGACGTCGACCACGACCGCACGATCACGATCGAGGCGCCGCATACGGTGCTCGCCACGGGCGGCGCCGGCAAGGTCTATCTGTACACGACGAATCCCGACACCGCGACCGGCGACGGCATCGCGATGGCGTGGCGCGCGGGCTGCCGCGTGTCGAACATGGAATTCATCCAGTTCCACCCGACCTGCCTGTTCCACCCGTATGCAAAGTCGTTCCTGATTTCGGAAGCCGTGCGCGGCGAAGGCGGCCTGCTGAAGCTGCCCGACGGCACGCGCTTCATGCCCGCGCACGATCCGCGTGCCGAGCTCGCCCCGCGCGACATCGTCGCGCGCGCGATCGACTTCGAGATCAAGAAGCGCGGGATCGACTGCGTGTATCTCGACATCAGCCATCAGCCGGAAGCGTTCCTGCGCGAACACTTCCCGACGATCCACGCGCGCTGCCTCGAATTCGGCATCGACATCGCGAAAGAGCCGATCCCCGTCGTGCCGGCCGCGCACTACACGTGCGGCGGCGTCGTCACCGATCTCGCCGGGCGTACCGATCTCGCGGGCCTGTATGCGGTCGGCGAAACGTCGTACACGGGGCTGCACGGCGCGAACCGGCTCGCGAGCAACTCGCTGCTCGAATGTCTCGTGATCGGCCGCGCAGCCGCCGAAGCGATCGAGGCGGCCGGCTTCGACGCCGAAACACCGTCCACGCTGCCCGCATGGGACGAAAGCCGCGTGTCGGATGCCGACGAGGAAGTCGTCGTCGCGCACAACTGGGACGAACTGCGCCGCCTGATGTGGAACTACGTCGGCATCGTGCGCACCGACAAGCGCCTCGAACGCGCCAAGCACCGGCTGTCGCTGCTGCGCGACGAAATCCACGAGTACTACGCGAATTTCCGCGTGACGCGCGACCTGCTGGAACTGCGCAACCTCGTCGACGTGGCGACGCTGATCGTGAAGAGCGCGCACTCGCGCCGCGAAAGCCGCGGGCTGCACTACAGCCGCGACTGGCCGCACTCGCTGCCGAAAGCATTGCCGAGCGTGCTCACGCCGCGCGCGCGCCGCTGA
- the ispH gene encoding 4-hydroxy-3-methylbut-2-enyl diphosphate reductase, whose product MSTTDTLSGQTVAADAEILLAQPRGFCAGVDRAIEIVERAIAMHGAPIYVRHEIVHNKYVVEDLKKKGAIFVEELEEVPAGNTVIFSAHGVSKAVRDEADVRGLRIYDATCPLVTKVHVEVAKMRQDGVDIVMIGHKGHPEVEGTMGQVERGMHLVESVEDVQKLELADPERIALVTQTTLSVDDAAEIIGALKAKYPKIREPKKQDICYATQNRQDAVKFMAPQCDVVIVVGSPNSSNSSRLREVAEKRGVDAYMVDAPDQIDPAWVAGKRRIGVTAGASAPEVLAQAVIARLRELGVRNVRALDGIEENVSFPLPRGLNLPPAA is encoded by the coding sequence ATGAGCACCACCGATACGCTGTCCGGGCAGACCGTCGCGGCCGATGCCGAAATCCTGCTGGCCCAGCCGCGCGGCTTCTGTGCGGGCGTCGACCGCGCGATCGAGATCGTCGAGCGCGCAATCGCGATGCACGGTGCGCCGATCTACGTCCGTCACGAGATCGTCCACAACAAGTACGTGGTCGAGGATCTGAAGAAGAAAGGCGCGATCTTCGTCGAGGAACTCGAGGAAGTGCCGGCCGGCAACACCGTGATCTTCAGTGCGCACGGCGTGTCGAAGGCCGTGCGCGACGAGGCCGACGTGCGCGGGCTGCGCATTTACGACGCAACCTGCCCGCTCGTCACGAAGGTGCACGTCGAAGTGGCGAAGATGCGCCAGGACGGCGTCGACATCGTCATGATCGGGCACAAGGGCCACCCTGAAGTCGAAGGCACGATGGGGCAGGTCGAGCGCGGCATGCATCTCGTCGAGAGCGTCGAGGACGTGCAGAAGCTCGAGCTCGCCGATCCCGAGCGCATCGCGCTCGTCACGCAGACGACGCTGTCCGTCGACGACGCCGCGGAGATCATCGGGGCGCTGAAGGCGAAGTATCCGAAAATTCGCGAGCCGAAGAAGCAGGACATCTGCTACGCGACGCAGAACCGCCAGGACGCGGTGAAGTTCATGGCGCCGCAGTGCGATGTCGTGATCGTCGTCGGCAGCCCGAACAGCTCGAATTCGAGCCGCCTGCGTGAAGTGGCCGAGAAGCGCGGTGTGGACGCGTACATGGTCGATGCACCCGACCAGATCGATCCGGCATGGGTCGCCGGCAAGCGCCGCATCGGCGTGACGGCCGGCGCGTCGGCGCCGGAAGTGCTCGCCCAGGCCGTGATCGCGCGGCTGCGCGAACTCGGCGTGCGCAATGTCCGCGCGCTCGACGGCATCGAGGAAAACGTGTCGTTTCCGCTGCCGCGCGGGTTGAACCTGCCGCCCGCCGCCTGA
- a CDS encoding FKBP-type peptidyl-prolyl cis-trans isomerase: protein MSLIDLSEVKPGSHVTLHYRLALADGADIVNTFSDKPATLLLGAGQLAPSLEQILLGLRVGDHSTFQLAPDQGFGPRNPDMLQRVTLSTLRENGMVGDDFTPGELIEFNAPDGGRYAGVLKEVSETSALFDFNHPLAGQALTFEVKIIGIL, encoded by the coding sequence ATGAGCCTCATCGATCTATCCGAAGTGAAGCCCGGTTCCCATGTCACGTTGCATTACCGGCTGGCACTGGCCGACGGCGCCGACATCGTCAACACCTTCTCCGACAAGCCGGCCACGCTGCTGCTGGGCGCGGGGCAACTGGCGCCCTCGCTTGAACAGATTCTGCTCGGGCTCCGGGTCGGCGACCATTCGACTTTTCAGCTAGCCCCCGATCAAGGGTTCGGTCCCCGTAATCCCGACATGCTCCAGCGCGTGACGCTGTCGACGCTGCGCGAGAACGGGATGGTCGGCGACGATTTCACGCCGGGCGAGCTGATCGAGTTCAACGCGCCTGACGGCGGCCGGTACGCGGGGGTGCTGAAGGAAGTCAGCGAGACCTCGGCGCTGTTCGACTTCAATCATCCGCTCGCGGGCCAGGCGCTCACGTTCGAAGTGAAAATCATCGGAATCCTGTAA
- a CDS encoding DesA family fatty acid desaturase, producing the protein MLNSLLDFLSHGLLHFSWWQVALFALAVTHVTIIGVTVYLHRCQAHRALELHPIASHFFRLWLWMTTGMLTGQWAAIHRKHHAKCETEEDPHSPQTRGIWKVFLEGAELYRAEAKNEETMRKFGHGTPSDWVERNVYSKYPILGISIMMVIDVALFGVLGLTVWAVQMVWIPFWAAGVVNGFGHFWGYRNFNSADASTNLFPWGIVIGGEELHNNHHTFATSAKLSNKWYEFDIGWMYIRIMSAFGLAKVKKVAPTPRLNKPKTVLDQETLQAVLSNRYEVMARYGKAVKRAYAQELAHLKELGSSEKYQLMRGARKWFHKDADGLDEPQKKLLPEIFANSQKLHTYFQLRQDLAAIWDRSTASREQLLAQLQDWCHRAEQSGIKALQEFATRLRRYA; encoded by the coding sequence TTGTTGAATTCCCTGCTCGATTTTCTTTCCCACGGGCTCCTGCATTTTTCGTGGTGGCAGGTCGCGCTGTTCGCGCTCGCCGTCACGCACGTCACGATCATCGGCGTGACGGTCTATCTGCACCGCTGCCAGGCGCACCGTGCGCTGGAACTGCATCCGATCGCGAGCCACTTCTTCCGCCTGTGGCTGTGGATGACGACCGGCATGCTGACGGGTCAGTGGGCCGCGATTCACCGCAAGCACCATGCGAAGTGCGAGACCGAGGAAGATCCGCACAGCCCGCAGACGCGCGGCATCTGGAAGGTGTTCCTCGAAGGCGCGGAACTGTATCGCGCGGAAGCGAAGAACGAAGAGACGATGCGCAAGTTCGGTCACGGCACGCCGAGCGACTGGGTTGAGCGCAATGTCTATTCGAAGTACCCGATTCTCGGCATCAGCATCATGATGGTGATCGACGTCGCGCTGTTCGGCGTGCTCGGCCTCACCGTGTGGGCCGTGCAGATGGTCTGGATTCCGTTCTGGGCGGCTGGCGTCGTCAACGGCTTCGGTCACTTCTGGGGTTATCGCAACTTCAACTCGGCTGACGCGAGCACGAACCTGTTCCCGTGGGGCATCGTGATCGGCGGCGAAGAGCTGCACAACAACCACCATACGTTCGCGACGTCGGCGAAGCTGTCGAACAAGTGGTACGAGTTCGACATCGGCTGGATGTACATCCGCATCATGTCGGCGTTCGGTCTTGCGAAGGTGAAGAAGGTCGCGCCGACCCCGCGCCTGAACAAGCCGAAGACGGTGCTCGACCAGGAAACGCTGCAGGCCGTGCTGTCGAACCGCTACGAAGTGATGGCGCGCTACGGCAAGGCCGTGAAGCGTGCGTATGCGCAGGAGCTCGCGCACCTGAAGGAACTCGGCTCGAGCGAGAAGTACCAGCTGATGCGCGGCGCGCGCAAGTGGTTCCACAAGGACGCCGACGGCCTCGACGAGCCGCAGAAGAAGCTGCTGCCGGAAATCTTCGCGAACAGCCAGAAGCTGCATACGTACTTCCAGCTGCGCCAGGATCTGGCCGCGATCTGGGATCGTTCGACCGCGTCGCGCGAACAGCTTCTCGCGCAATTGCAGGATTGGTGCCATCGCGCAGAACAAAGCGGCATCAAGGCGTTGCAGGAATTCGCGACGCGCCTGCGCCGCTACGCCTGA
- the rpmG gene encoding 50S ribosomal protein L33: MAKGARDKIKLESTAGTGHFYTTTKNKRNMPEKMAIKKFDPVVRKHVEYKETKIK, from the coding sequence ATGGCAAAAGGCGCCCGCGACAAGATCAAGCTTGAGTCGACCGCTGGTACGGGTCACTTCTACACGACCACGAAGAACAAGCGCAACATGCCGGAAAAGATGGCGATCAAGAAGTTCGATCCCGTCGTCCGCAAGCATGTGGAATACAAAGAAACCAAGATCAAGTAA
- a CDS encoding amino acid-binding protein, producing MHVKLAYAESVAVPVAMLAGCSKKSDDGAGREAAAFAAPPASGVRVAGTGRAAPSACRIAQLGNDKEYGARLTIDEINALGVTNGPAAGMPVASRQAADRGATVTVRADRRMPAGRGAAGDAQMSPAPLHFNSMKQRAATTGRVLARGLVRTTDSDAVLTNVGCGLRNAPAGGAARNPIRPGVALASRRTGQGTDAGKPDEGRLGMLSHDFKEATNTVLDVVTI from the coding sequence ATGCATGTGAAGTTGGCTTACGCCGAGTCCGTCGCCGTACCGGTTGCAATGCTTGCCGGATGCAGCAAAAAGAGCGACGACGGGGCGGGCAGGGAGGCTGCGGCGTTCGCGGCACCGCCGGCCAGCGGCGTGCGCGTCGCCGGAACCGGTCGTGCGGCGCCGTCGGCGTGCCGTATCGCGCAATTGGGCAACGACAAGGAATACGGGGCACGTTTGACGATTGACGAAATCAACGCGCTTGGCGTGACGAACGGTCCGGCAGCGGGCATGCCGGTTGCGTCGCGGCAAGCCGCCGATCGTGGCGCGACGGTGACCGTACGCGCCGATCGACGGATGCCGGCCGGTCGCGGCGCTGCAGGCGACGCGCAGATGTCACCGGCCCCCCTTCATTTCAATTCGATGAAACAGCGTGCCGCCACGACCGGTCGGGTCCTGGCGCGCGGTCTGGTTCGTACGACGGATTCCGACGCAGTCCTGACGAATGTCGGGTGCGGCTTGCGCAATGCCCCGGCGGGCGGCGCGGCGCGGAATCCGATCCGTCCGGGTGTGGCGCTTGCGTCGCGTCGGACGGGCCAAGGCACGGATGCCGGGAAACCGGACGAAGGCCGTCTCGGCATGCTGTCCCACGACTTCAAGGAGGCCACGAACACCGTCCTCGATGTCGTGACGATTTAG
- the nadA gene encoding quinolinate synthase NadA, with product MQSTIKPVEYDRPVAAGTVCGVGQAWAKVPDTPSAEERAALKARIKALLVREKAVLVAHYYVDAELQELADETGGCVADSLEMARFGRDHDAQTLVVAGVRFMGETAKILSPNKRILMPDLDATCSLDLGCPVDEFSAFCDAHPDRTVVVYANTSAAVKARADWMVTSSIGLEIVADLHARGEKIIWAPDRHLGSYIQKKTGADMLLWQGSCLVHDEFKGIELDLLRAEYPDAKVLVHPESPENVVAQADVVGSTTQLIDAAVKFDATHFIVATDLGILHKMQLAAPGKTFIAAPTAGNSATCKSCAHCPWMAMNGLANLADVLERGHNEIFVDPAIGQRARLPIDRMLEFAAAHKKRVQASGDLQRDQQLFANVGAA from the coding sequence ATGCAATCGACGATCAAACCCGTCGAGTACGACCGGCCCGTCGCAGCAGGGACCGTGTGCGGCGTGGGGCAGGCATGGGCCAAGGTGCCCGACACGCCGTCCGCCGAGGAGCGGGCTGCACTGAAGGCGCGCATCAAGGCGCTGCTCGTCCGTGAAAAGGCCGTGCTGGTCGCCCACTACTACGTGGATGCCGAGCTGCAGGAGCTGGCCGACGAAACGGGCGGCTGCGTTGCCGATTCGCTCGAAATGGCACGCTTCGGCCGCGATCACGACGCGCAGACGCTGGTCGTCGCCGGCGTGCGCTTCATGGGCGAAACCGCGAAGATCCTGAGCCCGAACAAACGGATCCTGATGCCCGATCTCGACGCGACCTGTTCGCTCGACCTCGGCTGCCCGGTCGACGAATTCTCGGCGTTCTGCGATGCCCATCCGGATCGCACCGTCGTCGTCTACGCAAACACCAGTGCGGCCGTGAAGGCGCGCGCGGACTGGATGGTCACGTCGTCGATCGGCCTCGAGATCGTGGCCGACCTGCACGCACGCGGCGAAAAGATCATCTGGGCGCCCGATCGCCATCTCGGCAGCTATATCCAGAAAAAAACCGGCGCGGACATGTTGCTCTGGCAAGGCTCGTGCCTCGTCCACGACGAGTTCAAGGGCATCGAGCTCGACCTGCTGCGCGCCGAATACCCGGACGCGAAGGTGCTCGTCCATCCCGAATCGCCGGAAAACGTCGTCGCGCAGGCCGATGTCGTCGGCTCGACCACGCAACTGATCGATGCGGCGGTCAAGTTCGATGCCACGCACTTCATCGTCGCGACCGATCTCGGCATCCTGCACAAGATGCAGCTCGCGGCGCCCGGCAAGACCTTCATCGCCGCGCCGACGGCCGGCAACAGCGCGACCTGCAAGAGCTGCGCGCACTGCCCGTGGATGGCGATGAACGGCCTCGCGAACCTCGCCGACGTGCTCGAGCGCGGTCACAACGAGATCTTCGTCGATCCCGCGATCGGCCAGCGTGCGCGTTTGCCGATCGACCGGATGCTCGAATTCGCGGCCGCGCACAAGAAGCGCGTGCAGGCGAGCGGCGATCTGCAGCGCGACCAGCAATTGTTTGCGAACGTGGGGGCCGCATGA
- the radC gene encoding RadC family protein: protein MTSPCLALSPVECCDTTDAPANPPGRVLPIRPRKRRTGDWRPERPRERLLERGPAALTDDELIALLLGTGKPGHDVFVTARALVGQFKTLRGLLEASTDDFEAHPGIGPARAARLAAIVEIARRVLNEKAQVRTPIDSPRAVEDCLRLRIGSRAHEVFIAVYLDARNGLIDMEEITRGSLTRMAVYPREIVRRAMMHNAASLIVAHNHPSGAVQPSAEDRRLTRVLKDALELVDVRLLDHVVVGVDDTFSFARAGWL, encoded by the coding sequence ATGACGTCACCCTGCCTCGCCCTGTCGCCGGTCGAATGCTGCGACACCACCGATGCGCCGGCCAATCCGCCGGGCCGTGTCCTACCGATCCGCCCGCGCAAGCGCCGCACCGGCGACTGGCGGCCCGAGCGGCCGCGCGAGCGATTGCTGGAGCGCGGGCCGGCCGCGCTGACCGACGACGAACTGATCGCGCTGCTGCTCGGCACGGGCAAGCCCGGGCACGATGTATTCGTCACTGCCCGCGCACTGGTCGGTCAGTTCAAGACGTTACGCGGGCTGCTCGAAGCGAGCACCGACGATTTCGAGGCACACCCCGGCATCGGCCCCGCGCGCGCCGCACGGCTGGCCGCAATCGTCGAGATCGCGCGGCGCGTGCTGAACGAGAAGGCGCAGGTACGGACGCCGATCGACTCACCCCGGGCCGTCGAGGATTGCCTGCGGCTGAGGATCGGCTCTCGTGCGCACGAAGTGTTCATCGCGGTGTATCTCGATGCGCGCAACGGCCTGATCGACATGGAGGAAATCACGCGCGGCTCGCTCACGCGCATGGCCGTCTACCCGCGCGAGATCGTGCGACGCGCGATGATGCACAACGCCGCGTCGCTGATCGTCGCGCACAACCATCCGTCGGGCGCCGTGCAGCCGAGCGCGGAGGACCGTCGCCTGACCCGCGTGCTGAAAGACGCGCTCGAACTCGTCGACGTGCGGCTGCTCGACCACGTCGTCGTCGGCGTCGATGACACTTTTTCGTTCGCACGTGCCGGTTGGCTGTAG
- the nadC gene encoding carboxylating nicotinate-nucleotide diphosphorylase — MSEAVSPLFDIVREQYGAAFDDAIVRNVADAIAEDVGAGDQTGRLVPAGGRRRARIIVREEAVLCGVPWFEAVIARIDPSITVQWRYREGERMTPDSIVCELDGPARALLTAERNGLNFLQLLSGVATATRRYVDRVEGTRTKILDTRKTLPGLRLAQKYAVRVGGGENQRLALYDGILIKENHIAAAGGVGEALDAAFALESGVPVQVEVETLAQLDTALAHRAQSVLLDNFTLDMMREAVRVAAGKAVLEVSGGVNFETVRAFAETGVDRISIGALTKDVRATDYSMRIVD; from the coding sequence ATGAGCGAGGCAGTATCCCCGCTGTTCGACATCGTTCGTGAGCAATACGGCGCGGCGTTCGACGACGCGATCGTGCGCAACGTGGCCGACGCGATCGCGGAAGACGTCGGCGCCGGCGACCAGACCGGGCGGCTCGTGCCGGCCGGCGGGCGCCGCCGCGCGCGCATTATCGTGCGCGAAGAAGCTGTGCTGTGCGGCGTGCCCTGGTTCGAGGCCGTGATCGCCCGGATCGATCCGTCGATCACCGTGCAATGGCGCTATCGCGAGGGCGAACGCATGACGCCCGATTCGATCGTCTGCGAACTCGACGGGCCGGCGCGCGCACTGCTGACGGCCGAGCGCAACGGGCTGAACTTCCTGCAGCTGCTGTCCGGCGTCGCGACCGCGACGCGCCGCTACGTCGATCGCGTCGAAGGCACGCGCACGAAGATCCTTGATACGCGCAAGACGCTGCCGGGCCTGCGGCTCGCGCAGAAGTATGCGGTGCGCGTCGGCGGCGGCGAGAACCAGCGTCTTGCGCTGTACGACGGCATCCTGATCAAGGAGAACCACATCGCGGCGGCAGGCGGTGTCGGCGAAGCGCTCGATGCGGCATTCGCGCTGGAATCGGGCGTGCCCGTGCAGGTCGAAGTCGAGACGCTCGCGCAGCTCGACACGGCGCTCGCGCATCGCGCGCAGTCGGTGCTGCTCGACAACTTCACACTCGACATGATGCGTGAAGCCGTACGCGTGGCGGCCGGCAAGGCCGTGCTCGAAGTGTCGGGCGGCGTCAATTTCGAGACGGTGCGAGCGTTCGCGGAAACGGGCGTCGATCGCATCTCGATCGGCGCGCTGACGAAGGACGTGCGCGCGACCGACTATTCGATGCGGATCGTCGACTGA
- a CDS encoding mechanosensitive ion channel family protein, whose product MENLQSRLLSHRLASVIRDFHQPVMIWQAAILVGALCFAWVTARFVHGRIDARRRAAGRAPGAGAQSLKRALFPLFGSVFVGAAQLAFDPFMSTSLLSLALVPLFGIGLIYVLFFFARRVFARDGHTHAWLSIVEKIVSTVVWAAMVLTVLGIQRDVLGWLDSVQFRVANAHLTLLSLISGALWVCVTLMVAMWLGSVLEDRLTRASTLDANLKVVLSRVGRALLVFAAILIGLSLVGIDVTVLGVFGGAVGVGLGFGLQKIASNYVSGFIILLDRSLRLGDAISVGGLQGIVTQIRTRYTVVRGLDGNETLIPNEKLITDVVQNQSSYLTRGYAKVAVQVAYTSDVEHALALLADAAKGVPRVLAEPAPTPYLVSFGADGIDLELGFWIEDSAKGTSGVRSTVNRNIWRLFSEHGISIPFPQREVRVVGLPDGFSAAGATAGLDPAAVNGAADGRAPAA is encoded by the coding sequence ATGGAAAATCTGCAGAGCCGCCTGCTGTCGCACCGGCTGGCATCGGTCATTCGTGACTTCCACCAGCCGGTGATGATCTGGCAGGCGGCGATCCTGGTCGGCGCGCTGTGTTTCGCATGGGTGACCGCGCGCTTCGTGCACGGCCGCATCGATGCGCGCCGCCGGGCAGCCGGCCGCGCGCCCGGTGCGGGTGCGCAAAGCCTGAAGCGCGCGTTGTTCCCGTTGTTCGGCAGTGTCTTCGTCGGCGCCGCGCAACTCGCGTTCGACCCGTTCATGTCGACGTCGCTGCTGTCGCTCGCGCTCGTGCCGCTGTTCGGCATCGGGTTGATCTACGTGCTGTTCTTCTTCGCGCGGCGCGTGTTCGCGCGCGACGGCCACACGCATGCGTGGCTGTCGATCGTCGAGAAGATCGTGTCGACCGTCGTGTGGGCCGCGATGGTGCTGACCGTGCTCGGCATCCAGCGCGACGTGCTCGGCTGGCTCGACAGCGTGCAGTTCCGCGTCGCCAATGCGCACCTCACGCTGCTGTCGCTGATCTCGGGCGCGCTGTGGGTGTGCGTGACGCTGATGGTCGCGATGTGGCTCGGCTCGGTGCTCGAGGATCGCCTCACCCGCGCGAGCACGCTCGACGCGAACCTGAAGGTCGTGCTGTCGCGGGTCGGCCGCGCGCTGCTCGTGTTCGCGGCGATCCTGATCGGGCTGTCGCTGGTCGGCATCGACGTGACGGTGCTCGGCGTGTTCGGCGGTGCGGTGGGTGTCGGCCTCGGTTTCGGGCTGCAGAAGATCGCGAGCAACTACGTGTCGGGCTTCATCATCCTGCTCGACCGCTCGCTGCGGCTTGGCGACGCGATCAGCGTCGGCGGGCTGCAGGGCATCGTCACGCAGATCCGCACGCGCTATACGGTCGTGCGCGGGCTCGACGGCAACGAGACGCTGATCCCGAACGAGAAGCTGATCACCGACGTCGTGCAGAACCAGTCGTCGTACCTGACGCGGGGCTATGCGAAGGTCGCGGTGCAGGTCGCGTACACGAGCGACGTCGAGCACGCGCTTGCGCTGCTCGCCGACGCGGCGAAGGGCGTGCCGCGCGTGCTGGCGGAGCCCGCGCCGACGCCGTATCTGGTGAGTTTCGGTGCGGACGGGATCGACCTGGAGCTTGGCTTCTGGATCGAGGATTCCGCGAAAGGCACGTCGGGCGTGCGTTCGACCGTGAACCGCAACATCTGGCGGCTGTTCAGCGAGCACGGGATTTCGATTCCGTTCCCGCAGCGAGAGGTGCGTGTGGTCGGATTGCCGGACGGTTTTTCCGCCGCGGGTGCGACGGCCGGGCTCGATCCGGCGGCCGTGAACGGTGCGGCGGACGGGCGCGCACCGGCTGCGTAG